In a single window of the Littorina saxatilis isolate snail1 linkage group LG5, US_GU_Lsax_2.0, whole genome shotgun sequence genome:
- the LOC138966670 gene encoding armadillo repeat-containing protein 1-like, translating into MVSTDAIAAMKAMAQDSKKRQMLVKDTTCMGGLVLVLSNPQQSVVTLALETLLLLGEEKELRPLIAAHIGMLDQLEMVLHRSQNGEEVKKLADQLYGLLTESPLPQAPLRDSSNTQLPRSSGTGKNKPSLKSTKSVVLQVRGVHDQADRDLCMRLLLRVKGVVSITFDVHKKQCLMRTKPEVKPESLVRAITKSMTMSAQQVIRNENGDESLVSFNVSCGFSTMEPGTQGKENETFLPPYLSDDEDEKNAPREEDRSALSKGGTERETTTSKWFSAAASFLTNSFYW; encoded by the exons ATGGTGTCAACTGATGCAATAGCTGCCATGAAGGCAATGGCACAAGATTCCAAAAAGCGCCAGATGCTTGTCAAA GACACAACATGCATGGGAGGTCTGGTGCTAGTGCTGTCCAATCCTCAACAATCTGTAGTCACTCTTGCTCTTGAG ACTCTCTTGCTGCTAGGAGAAGAAAAGGAATTACGACCCCTCATAGCAGCTCACATTGGAATGTTGGATCAGTTAGAAATGGTGCTGCATAG GTCCCAGAATGGGGAAGAAGTGAAGAAGCTTGCAGACCAACTGTACGGACTTCTGACAGAAAGTCCTCTTCCACAGGCCCCACTCCGTGACTCCAGCAACACTCAACTCCCCAG ATCAAGTGGGACCGGCAAAAATAAACCAAGCCTAAAGAGCACAAAGTCAGTAGTGCTGCAAGTGCGAGGAGTGCACGATCAG GCGGACCGTGACCTGTGCATGCGCTTGCTGCTTCGAGTGAAAGGTGTGGTCAGCATTACCTTTGATGTCCACAAAAAGCAGTGTCTGATGCGCACCAAGCCGGAGGTCAAACCAGAG TCACTGGTGCGAGCCATTACCAAGTCCATGACCATGTCTGCACAGCAAGTTATCAGGAATGAAAATGGGGATGAG TCCCTGGTTTCCTTCAATGTGAGCTGTGGGTTTTCAACAATGGAGCCTGGGACTCAAGGGAAAGAGAACGAAACCTTCTTGCCTCCGTATCTGTCAGACGATGAGGACGAGAAGAATGCCCCACGCGAAGAAGACAGGAGCGCTCTGTCAAAAGGAGGAACGGAAAGGGAGACCACAACATCTAAATGGTTCAGCGCTGCAGCCAGCTTCTTGACCAATTCTTTCTACTGGTGA
- the LOC138967714 gene encoding putative adhesion G protein-coupled receptor E4P, with the protein MEHTLQISKAHFWETDDVVYVCVGYAHILRHRPALISKWQEVEQTLTDVGLILSVVCLSLTLLLYSVFRPLRNQHGQKVMCMAGTLLLAKASFWLSNVHDDVMCQVVAILLHFLWLSAFSWMSTVSLDLAQTFMNNVPSKGPTDCCSRGLPRQALRSFFPPTVLVTTFVILHVQPDIKGYVRYGRSRDGCRLTTQVGLLAGVIVPVGLSLVFNLVCFVVALISIERKRMSKKMGRYSGEKRLQGGCCRVLLYLKLSLVMGGPWLLSYFAESLATPWLLVISVALSSLQGVLVFCVYTCNRNVYGMFRRAVLGCKKRKAKKDCLEMREKKSGNSVCWQLRSHQHKVQ; encoded by the exons ATGGAACACACCTTGCAG ATCAGCAAAGCACACTTTTGGGAAACTGACGACGTCGTCTACGTCTGCGTCGGATACGCCCACATCCTACGCCACAGACCCGCCTTGATCTCAAAATGGCAGGAAGTAGAACAGACGCTCACGGACGTCGGCCTCATACTGTCCgtcgtgtgtctgtctctcactctgctGCTGTATTCCGTCTTCAGGCCCCTCCGCAACCAGCACGGGCAGAAAGTGATGTGCATGGCGGGAACACTGCTGTTGGCCAAAGCCTCGTTCTGGCTCAGCAACGTCCATGATGACGTCATGTGTCAGGTGGTGGCCATCTTGCTCCACTTTCTGTGGCTGTCTGCCTTCAGCTGGATGTCCACTGTGTCCCTGGACCTGGCCCAGACTTTCATGAACAATGTCCCTAGTAAAG GTCCGACTGACTGCTGTTCCCGTGGCCTACCTCGGCAAGCGCTGAGGAGCTTTTTCCCGCCGACTGTTCTGGTGACCACCTTCGTCATCCTGCACGTGCAGCCGGACATCAAGGGTTACGTACGTTACGGCCGCAGCAGGGACGGTTGCAGGCTTACCACGCAG GTTGGCCTGTTGGCGGGAGTGATCGTTCCTGTGGGACTGAGCCTCGTTTTCAACCTGGTTTGTTTCGTGGTGGCGCTGATCAGCATTGAGAGGAAACGGATGTCGAAGAAAATGGGAAG GTATTCAGGTGAGAAAAGGCTTCAGGGTGGCTGCTGCCGTGTGCTGCTGTACCTGAAACTGAGCCTTGTTATGGGAGGACCCTGGCTTTTGTCCTACTTTGCCGAGTCCCTGGCTACCCCCTGGCTCCTTGTCATCTCTGTTGCCCTCAGCTCCCTGCAGGGTGTCCTCGTCTTCTGTGTCTACACGTGCAACAGAAATGTCTACGGGATGTTTCGCCGCGCCGTTCTGGGCTGCAAGAAGCGGAAAGCCAAGAAAGACTGTCTTGAGATGCGGGAGAAAAAGTCTGGCAACTCTGTCTGTTGGCAGCTACGATCTCACCAGCACAAG GTTCAATAG